ATCATTTGGCACCTTTTTGCGCGGGCAATAGCTGTTGTCCGGAACAAACACCTTGTTAAAAGGTTAATGCTTTATATACCTTGACATAACAAGAAACTGACCTATGCCAATTCATAGGTCAGTTTTATTTCAATATACAAAAGCACCAAAAAAGGAACCCACTAATATCTAAGCAGTGCCGCCTTTTTATCGTTTACACTTTTTTCTTTTTTAATGAGCCTTTTAGTTCCACAAGATATGCTTTATCGAAAGTAAATACTAACGCACCGTAAATAATAACCCCAAGCAGAATCAATATACTTAAAGGTATAATTAATGTAGGAAAGTGAATGAATGAAAGTAGTAGATACCCCGCATAAACAATCACGGCCATAGATACGCTGAAAAATGCAGGCTTTGAAAGACCGCGGAAGTACTCTCTCCCGTCTAAACCTATTACGTGGTGAAGTAAGATTCTTCCTAATAAAAAATTCAGGAGAGCAAGCAATACATATGTGATGGCGACAGCTTCTATTCCCATATTAACCACTAAATAAAAAGCGATTGCATGAATTGAAGCCACCCCTAAATCCCATTTAAAACCAATATCAGCTCGACCTTTAGCTAGCAATATTGATCCATTTGGATTCATAAGTACTCTTAAAAGTCCTAATGCCGATAATATTTGGACTAAAGGAATGGATGCAGTCCATTTCTCACCAAACATGACTGGAACCAATAAATCGGCTGTACACATTAATCCAAATAAAATAGGAAATGTTATAACAGCCAACATTTTTGACATGTCTGTAAACCCTTTGCTTAAAGAATCATTACTATTTTGCACCTTCGCGAATAGCGGAAAAGCAACTCTTGTAATCAAAGGGTTTATTTTGGTAACCGGAACAACAACCAACTGATACGCTATTGTGTAGATCCCCAATGCTTCTGCCCCTAAGAACCGTCCGATTAATATATAGTCAATGTTCGATGAAAAGTAACTCACTGACCTTGACCCCATTTGATAGACCCCAAAGCTAAGGAATCCCTTAACCTCTCCTAATTTAAAATAAAAACTCGGGCGAAAGGAACTCCACCCCTGAAGGCCATAAAGGATTGATTTAGTCGCATGGAATGCGATTTGACCAATAACAAGTGAATAAACACCAACACCGGCAAAGGCTAATATAATAGCAAGACAAACCCCTAAAACCACAGAGGTGATTTCAGTCTTTGCAATCCGGTCAAATTCTAAATTCTTTTGCATCAAGTATTGAAACTGTTGCCCAAAGGGTATGATACAAAAAATCAGAGCGATCAGATGAATTAACTCAACTAACCTTGGCTCACTGTAAAAATGGGCGACAAGAGGCGCTGAAAGAAATACAATGATGGCTACACCGATTCCTGTAAATACATTCAACCAATACAGAGTTGACAATTGTTTGTGCGTAGCATTTTGCCTGTGAACTATAGCATTCCCTACACCCATATCGGTAAATACTTGGGCGAAAGCAATAATCACTGTCACCATTCCCATAAGTCCAAAATCAGATTTAGCCAACAATCGGCCAAGAATAACATATTGTAATAATTGCATTCCGGTATTGATGATTGTTGCTGATCCAGTCCATTTCATGCCACCTATTAACTGCTTCATCAAAGAAGACAACATGTTCCCTACTTTCTAATTCAAATTCCAAAATAATTTGGTTCAGTGTTCAAATAAATAAACAGCCGTTTATGACCCTATCATAAACGGCTGTTTGGCTTAGATTATTGTCGTCCGGAAACTTTTCTGTAGAACTTAATGAAAGGTCGATACTGTTCGTTAACTAGCCCTACAGATTCAACAATGAAATGAGTAATTAGAAACAAACCGACAATAATAAGTAAGGAGCCCCATAAAGTAACTGATGATAACATGATCGCACTCACACTAAATAATATCCCAAGTGCGTATATAGCCAATACCGTATTTCTATGTGACAAGCCCATGGCCAATATACGATGATGGAGATGTGATTTATCAGGTGCTGATATAGGCCTTTTATTTATGATCCGTCTTATTATCGCAAAGGTCGTGTCAAATATTGGTACTCCCAAGATGATGATGGGTATAATAAAACTGAAAAGTGTCACACTCTTATATAAACCAAGTAAGGATAAAATTGAAATAGAGTATCCCAAAAAGAGTGCTCCTGTATCCCCCATAAATATTTTTGCGGGGTGAAAATTATAAAAAAGAAAGCCCAGAGTACTTCCCAAGATGATAATCGATAACAAGAGAATTAAATCTTTACCGGCCAGTCCGGCCATGATAGCTATCGTAGCAATACCGATTGAGGATATTCCAGCAGCCAGACCATCTAACCCATCAATAAGGTTAATGGCATTGGTAATACCAACAATCCATAAAACCGTTATTGGAAACGACATCCATCCAAGATAAAACTTCTCTACAATGAACGGAATGCTGATAAAGTCAATTGTTAATCCTGTACTTACGATGATCAATGCTACAACAATCTGGCCTGCGAACTTAACTTTGGCAGAAAGTTCATATTTATCATCAAGTATTCCCAATAATGTTATTAGGATACCACCCACAGTTATTGCGGTTACTTTTTCATTATAAAGCCCACTGACATAGTAACCAACAGCAACTCCTATAAAAATGGCGAGACCTCCCAAACGAGGCATAACTTTTTCATGTACTTTTCGATGATTTGGCTTATCTGTTGCACCAATTTTAATTGCCAGCTTTATAACGAGCGGAGTCGTAATCAGGACCGTAATCAGAGAGGCTAAAAAAGCTAAAATAACTTTGTCCACAATTATATCCCCTTAATATTCAAGTTACAGTATTAGTTTGCATCAAATATCTACATAATTCCCTAGCAATAAGTGGACATTCGACAAACTTTTTGCATACTGTTTCTTTCAATATAGCATTCTTCTAAATTTTTTCATCATAAAACATCATCATCGTATCATAATAATGAACATGTGCCAACACATTTCTAAATTATTTTGGTGGATGTTTCTTAATATCCCGCAAAAAACTACAGAGAATGACACGGAGAAGTACCTAGACCATCATTAATTATTTACCCGATTGGAACTACAGAAAAACCACTGCGCCAAGCTCGAAAAACAATGAGACTTGTCGAATTTGCACGCTACAGGGCCAGAAATTTTTGTATTATAATCTTTTCTTCATTGCAAAGAATGCATAATTCAGAAAACACCAAATCGAATAGGGTAGGCTTAGTTTTTCAATTTTTCTGTAAACCTGCCAGTTCCTTTTTGCCGCCTTTACTTTATTACTTGATATCGACCCTTTTACTACCCTATATTTTGAAAGCGTCTCTTTTAAACCATAGGCTTTGAATCCTTTTTTCAGGATGGACAGCTCAAACGCGTAGTCTTGTCGAGTACGAATATTTGGCATTTCAACACTTCCAGTTTTTTCAACATTGATCATAACTGTCAAAAAGCCAATGATTGTATTTTTTAATAAACCATGGTAATCAATCTCCTCAGGGATTTCAATGATTTTTCCTGTATCTTTACCAGATTGATCCATGATTGAGTATTGAGTGAAAGTGAAAGCGTAATGATTATCTTCCATGAATTGGATTTGTTTCTCTAACTTTTTGGGAAGCCATTGATCATCAGCATCCAAAAATGCTATATATGGTCCTTTTGCTTTTTTCATGGCCGTATTACGTGCCACTGCGGCACCGCTATTACTTTCTAGAAAGAACACTTTGATTCTTTCGTCCGAATCGACCTCTTGATTAAGGATATCCCTTGTACGATCAGTTGAACAATCATCCACAATGATTAATTCCCAATTTTGATGAGTTTGGTTTTTGACTGAATCGATAGTTCCTTTGATATACGCCTCTGAGTTATATGTTGGCGTTATGATTGATACAAAAGGCTGTTTTTCTTGCATGATTACGTCACCTCATTTACAAAAATAAAGCTGGCAGAAGCGCCAGCTTTCACCAGATATATTCTAGTTTCGGAAAACTTCAGGAACTAATAGTAAAAAAGCACTTAGCATTAGGCCGATTATGACACCAAATACTGTTTTCTTAAATGGATTTTGTTTTTGAGTGGTCATATTGGACGATTTTTCATCCAGAAGTGTGACTGGCTCCATCACTTCCGCTTCCCTGGCGTTATATAAATCTTGTCGAAGATCATATAAGAACTCTTTTTGTTCAATCTCTTCTTCATTACTGACATTAGTCTCTTGCAAATCTTCTACGGTCTCGTCAACTATGTTTGTCCATTCTTTGTACCTGCCACTACTTAAAGACAAAAATGCATCTACAATGCCTTGAAGGGACTTTTTCACAGTTTCTTTATCATTACCTGTTAATGAAATGACTAATAGCTCATCATATACATTCTCTAAAGTCATATTTTGTTTTAAATCTTCGACTTCAACATCTAATGCATTCTCATCAATGACTTTGTTTAAAAAAGCAGAACTACTCACTAAATTTTTCACGCTATTAGGGTGGTTTAATTGAGGGTCATTGAATTGCCCTAAGCTTATTGTTACATCAGCAAATTGTACGCCTTTATTCATTTCAGTACTATTATTGCCCCCAGCTAAAACAAAAGAAAGTACACCTGTAAAAACGGGGATTAAAAGCAGAAATACAGCAAATTTCTTAAAACGAGTAATAATATTGGATAATGTTTGTTTCATATCATATCACCTTTACGTTTGGTAGTCCTTCATAGACATTAATTATTTCACTAACATTCTTTTTCCAAGTGAATTGATCATTTACTTTATTTACCGCTCTCATTCCCATTTGTGTTCTGATAGCAGGATTCTCAATGAGGTATTCAAATGCTTCTGTAAGTGTATCTGTTTCTTTAGAAGGAACAAGTAATCCTTCCTCGTTCACGGTAATGATTTCTTCAACGCCTTCCCCAATACACCCTATTACAGCATTTCCACTTGCCATTGCTTCAATATAGACCACACCAAATGCTTCATTCCAACTTGGCAGTGAGAATACTTCACTCTCTTCCATAAGCTCCTTCACCACTTCTGGCTTAACCGCTCCCAAGAATTCCACATTCCCCTCCAAGTCCAACTCTTTGGTTAACTGAGTTAAAGCATCTCTTTCTGGGCCATCTCCAGCAATAATATAATGAAAATTTCGGTGTCCCAGTTTACTTAATGCTCTAAGATTGAACTCTATTCCCTTTCTCACAACTAAATGACATACACTAAGTATTCTTGTTTTACCAGGAGGGAAATATGTCTTAGCGTTCTCACATCTTTCCAGAAACAACTCATTGATTCCGTTGTGAATCACCTTAATTTTCTCATCAGGTACTTGTAAATGGGTTTGATTGATTTTATTTAAACGTTCACTCACGAGAATGACTTTTGCAGCCTGATTCATCGTATTCTCTATGAGTGACTTTGCTTTATCGTTTAAATGAATTGATTTAAAAAAGTCTTCCCCATGGATTGTTACCACATAAGGTACTCCTAAATCCTTAGAGACTAGATTAGCCGCTACTCCATCTGGCAAGGCGACGTGAGCGTGTATAACGTCGAAGTCGAAATCTTGTTTCACTTCATTAACTAAATGTTTAATTCCTTTATACATATGGTCCCCATTACGTTCAAAGAGGATATTCCTAGGAAGTGATAAATATCTGGGATGATAAATTTTAACCCCGTCTCTAACGTCTGTCTTCGGGATTTCTGAGAATTCCCTCCACTTCTCATTCAATAAATTTATTGGAAATGGTGTGGATTTAATAGGTGAAATAACTCTTACTTCACAGCCCTGTCTGATTAGTTCTTTAACTTGTTCATGTACAAACGTCCCATATACAGGGTGTGTAGAAGATGGATACATGTGAGAAATAATCAATACTTTCATTTAAACATCTCCTATCTGGCTTAATAAATACGTGAATGAACGGACGAATACTTTCTAGTATAATTCAAAAACCCTACGCTTACGGCAATTAAAACCCAGTGATAGAAAAGATTTGATACAGAGCTTGGGCTAATGGAAGCTGGGACAAATGTAATCAAAGCAAATAATAAACCCTCTGTGATCATTTTTTCCGAATCATCTGTAGATTTCTTCAAAAAACGATATAAAGACGTAATTAATGTAGAGAATAAAAGTACATACCCCACAAATATAATAAGCCCGAAATTACTGAATATTTCTAACCACCAATTATGCATAACAAAGATATCTCTTGTGAAGTATTGTGAATAATGCTGTAAGTAATATTGAGAATTCCCTGCACCTACACCAAACCCAAAAGTTTCTGCAATAAAATAAAAAGCATTTTTTGTTAAATTAACCCTAACATCATTAGAACCCATATTAGAAGGGTTAATGCCTTCACCACTAAACTTTTGAGCTATACTTTGAAATTTCTCGGAGAAAAGGAGCATGATGAAAGATATTAGTACTCCTCCTGAAATCAACATCCATTTCTTCACAACAGGTTTTGAAAGTAAAAAGATATAAGCCAGGATTCCTATACTTAGTCCTAAAATACTTCCTCTAGAAGATGTAACAAAAATTAAATATAGGGATAATCCTAAGAAAAGAAGTCCAACTAACTTCACCAATTGATTCTTTGAATACTTAATTAAGGAGATAAAGAAAAATGAACTTATCGCTAGAAGCGTTGCATAATCATTTTGATTTACAAATACCGCTGTTGGGATTCCCTGTACATATTCAGCTTGGGTATTGATAGTTGAGATGGCAAGATGCTGCTTTGTAAAATGATTCCACAACCCAATACTCACCAAGACTGCAAGCATAAAAATCCAAATGTAAAATAAGTTTAAGTATTGTAAGCGGTTCGTAAAATAAATAGTTACTAACGTTACAAGCATGATTCCAATAAATAAAACCATTAAGTATTTTATGCCTTCCGTAATGGACTGCACCCATATGAGCGATAGAACTCCATATGCGAGCCAAAAATACAAAAAATAAAGAATAAATTTCACTTTTGAATGGTGAAGTGAAATCTCTCCTTTTACTAAATGTACTAGGAACACTGCAAATGAAAGTAAAAAGAAAAACCTATATGGGAATAAACTGAATGGACCGAGACTTACTGACAATACTCCTGAATTTAAAAAAGCAGTAGCAATGAATAAATACAAAAATATATAGATCCAATCGTACTTGCTGATAATAAAAGCGCCTATGGCTGTAATGAAAACCAATAAAAGCATCATAAAAACAAATTTTTTATCAGCAATCGTGTCTGAAAGTAGTTTGAATGCTACGTAAGAAAATACTCCACTTAAGAGTAGCGATAATAAAAGTTGAAGTGATTTATGTTCAATTAGTTTATTTTTTAGGGTCTCCACTGTTTTCCCCCCTTTTTTGCTTAATTAATTAATTGAATGTTTATTTTTCAATTTCGTTTAAATATGGCTTGAAAATGTTTCTTCTGTAGAATCTTTGCCTTGTCTCAATTGGAATTCTCTTTTTTTCTGTAAGGGTTAAATATGGCTCAAAAAACTTTTGAAAGTGAGAACCCTCTTTAAAGCAATCAAATATCGGCAAACCAAGGCCTAAATAATCAAAAGTTTTGGTACCATGCTCGATATCTTCATCTCGTATAATACAAAATCCAATATCTGCTTTTGATGCTCTGGTTATTGCTTCATGATAGGGCATTCTTGGAATGAATCGAACATACTCTTCCATATCAAGTCTAGATATGATTGGGCGTATTTTTTCTTCATTACATCCTATGAACTCTAATACAAACTTTTTATCCTCTTGAATATTGACATCTCTTAATTTCTTCAGTGCTCTCTCTGCTTTTTCTTCCCCATATTCAACAAATTTCCCCATACAAACATAAGTAGTTACATCATTATCAGGTAGTTCCTTCTGATATTGTGCGATTTCTTCAACATTAATATCATGCCCATTAATAACTATCGTGAACTTTTCTGTATTCCCTACTACCTCTTTGTGTGATTCTTTCATACCTTCAGTCACAGTCCAGATTTGTTCACTGTATTTATACATTAGTCTTTCCCAAAACTCCGCTCTTTTTATTACTAAATTGCTCGCTTTTGCTTTTGTCCCTCCAAAGCCTCTTTTTAAATTGGCAGACCACGGATCCCGAATATCGACAATGAATTTTTTCTTTCTTAATATACAAGCCAATAAAATAAAACGCAGATGCCAAAAAGGACCACATGAAACGAATAATTTATCATAATCTGCAGTCATTAGGTGCTTAAATACTTGAAAACCCCATAGGATTTTGCTCTTTAAAGCTTTCTCACCAAACGTTTTTTTTGTGATGACTTCGAGATCATTCCCTCTATCTTCCAACATTTCTGTCAAAACTCTCGACCTTAGAGAGGCTACCCCGTCCTCATCAAAAAAATAATATGCCACATAGGCTATTTTCGTCATACCTTGCCACCTCAAGATTAACTAATAATTTCCGAAAAGATCTTACAACTCCACATAAAAATTTAGGATAGAACAACTTCATTCTATCCTAAAGAATATTAATACGATTAAATTTTACGACAAATTTCTCCAGAAAGGAATAAGTTTTGAGTTTTTACACTAACGAAGGCCTTCCTATGGAGTGGTACTCTATTCCAAATTCAGCTACATGGTCCAATGAAAAACAATTCCGCCCATCGAAAATCACCGGCTTATTTGGTGAATCAGCGATTTTAGAAAGATCCATCTCTTTGATTTCTTGCCAATCCGTCAGAATCATAATAATATCTGCATCTTTAATGGTTTCATCTAACGTTTCAGTAATGGTCACCTGCGAAGGTAAAACTTTCTTAGCTGTTTCTTTAGCAATTGGATCATACCCTTTAATAGTCGCACCTTGTTTAACGAGCTCGCTGGAAATTACAATGGAAGCAGCTTCTCGCATATCATCGGTGTTTGGTTTGAATGCAAGACCCAATAACGCAACATTCATTCCCTCTAATCGTCCGAATCTCTTCATCGCTTTTTCAATAAGGCGATGTTGTTGTTTGTTATTCACTTCAATGACTGATTTTAACAACCGGAAATCATGCTCAACTTCCCCTGAAATTTGGATGAGCGCTTTGGTATCTTTAGGGAAGCATGACCCGCCATATCCAATTCCGGCACTTAGGAATTTCTCTCCAATACGGTCATCCAGACCCATTCCTTTAGCTACATCAATGACATTTGCATTCAGCTTTTCACATATATTCGCAATTTCATTAATAAAGCTAATTTTAGTGGCTAAAAAGGCATTGGAAGCATACTTAATCATTTCAGCCGTTTCAATATCGGTCACCATAATGGTTGTGTCAAATGGTTCATGAAGTTTACGCAGTATGTCCCCAGCCTTCTGAGATTCAACTCCTATAATTGCTCT
The nucleotide sequence above comes from Bacillus sp. KH172YL63. Encoded proteins:
- a CDS encoding UDP-glucose dehydrogenase family protein; translated protein: MNVCVIGTGYVGLVSGVCFSDIGNRVTCVDLDESKINNLKKGIVPIYEPGLKELVIKNSSAERLFFTTDLKEGMDSADVIIIAVGTPEKENGEADLRFVEAVAKSIGENISDYKVIVTKSTVPVGTNRRVKSIISEYCGHDQFDVASNPEFLREGSAIYDTMNMERAIIGVESQKAGDILRKLHEPFDTTIMVTDIETAEMIKYASNAFLATKISFINEIANICEKLNANVIDVAKGMGLDDRIGEKFLSAGIGYGGSCFPKDTKALIQISGEVEHDFRLLKSVIEVNNKQQHRLIEKAMKRFGRLEGMNVALLGLAFKPNTDDMREAASIVISSELVKQGATIKGYDPIAKETAKKVLPSQVTITETLDETIKDADIIMILTDWQEIKEMDLSKIADSPNKPVIFDGRNCFSLDHVAEFGIEYHSIGRPSLV
- the tuaB gene encoding teichuronic acid biosynthesis protein TuaB gives rise to the protein MSSLMKQLIGGMKWTGSATIINTGMQLLQYVILGRLLAKSDFGLMGMVTVIIAFAQVFTDMGVGNAIVHRQNATHKQLSTLYWLNVFTGIGVAIIVFLSAPLVAHFYSEPRLVELIHLIALIFCIIPFGQQFQYLMQKNLEFDRIAKTEITSVVLGVCLAIILAFAGVGVYSLVIGQIAFHATKSILYGLQGWSSFRPSFYFKLGEVKGFLSFGVYQMGSRSVSYFSSNIDYILIGRFLGAEALGIYTIAYQLVVVPVTKINPLITRVAFPLFAKVQNSNDSLSKGFTDMSKMLAVITFPILFGLMCTADLLVPVMFGEKWTASIPLVQILSALGLLRVLMNPNGSILLAKGRADIGFKWDLGVASIHAIAFYLVVNMGIEAVAITYVLLALLNFLLGRILLHHVIGLDGREYFRGLSKPAFFSVSMAVIVYAGYLLLSFIHFPTLIIPLSILILLGVIIYGALVFTFDKAYLVELKGSLKKKKV
- a CDS encoding glycosyltransferase family 4 protein; the encoded protein is MVDKVILAFLASLITVLITTPLVIKLAIKIGATDKPNHRKVHEKVMPRLGGLAIFIGVAVGYYVSGLYNEKVTAITVGGILITLLGILDDKYELSAKVKFAGQIVVALIIVSTGLTIDFISIPFIVEKFYLGWMSFPITVLWIVGITNAINLIDGLDGLAAGISSIGIATIAIMAGLAGKDLILLLSIIILGSTLGFLFYNFHPAKIFMGDTGALFLGYSISILSLLGLYKSVTLFSFIIPIIILGVPIFDTTFAIIRRIINKRPISAPDKSHLHHRILAMGLSHRNTVLAIYALGILFSVSAIMLSSVTLWGSLLIIVGLFLITHFIVESVGLVNEQYRPFIKFYRKVSGRQ
- a CDS encoding glycosyltransferase family 2 protein, encoding MQEKQPFVSIITPTYNSEAYIKGTIDSVKNQTHQNWELIIVDDCSTDRTRDILNQEVDSDERIKVFFLESNSGAAVARNTAMKKAKGPYIAFLDADDQWLPKKLEKQIQFMEDNHYAFTFTQYSIMDQSGKDTGKIIEIPEEIDYHGLLKNTIIGFLTVMINVEKTGSVEMPNIRTRQDYAFELSILKKGFKAYGLKETLSKYRVVKGSISSNKVKAAKRNWQVYRKIEKLSLPYSIWCFLNYAFFAMKKRL
- a CDS encoding O-antigen ligase family protein, whose translation is METLKNKLIEHKSLQLLLSLLLSGVFSYVAFKLLSDTIADKKFVFMMLLLVFITAIGAFIISKYDWIYIFLYLFIATAFLNSGVLSVSLGPFSLFPYRFFFLLSFAVFLVHLVKGEISLHHSKVKFILYFLYFWLAYGVLSLIWVQSITEGIKYLMVLFIGIMLVTLVTIYFTNRLQYLNLFYIWIFMLAVLVSIGLWNHFTKQHLAISTINTQAEYVQGIPTAVFVNQNDYATLLAISSFFFISLIKYSKNQLVKLVGLLFLGLSLYLIFVTSSRGSILGLSIGILAYIFLLSKPVVKKWMLISGGVLISFIMLLFSEKFQSIAQKFSGEGINPSNMGSNDVRVNLTKNAFYFIAETFGFGVGAGNSQYYLQHYSQYFTRDIFVMHNWWLEIFSNFGLIIFVGYVLLFSTLITSLYRFLKKSTDDSEKMITEGLLFALITFVPASISPSSVSNLFYHWVLIAVSVGFLNYTRKYSSVHSRIY
- a CDS encoding glycosyltransferase, whose translation is MKVLIISHMYPSSTHPVYGTFVHEQVKELIRQGCEVRVISPIKSTPFPINLLNEKWREFSEIPKTDVRDGVKIYHPRYLSLPRNILFERNGDHMYKGIKHLVNEVKQDFDFDVIHAHVALPDGVAANLVSKDLGVPYVVTIHGEDFFKSIHLNDKAKSLIENTMNQAAKVILVSERLNKINQTHLQVPDEKIKVIHNGINELFLERCENAKTYFPPGKTRILSVCHLVVRKGIEFNLRALSKLGHRNFHYIIAGDGPERDALTQLTKELDLEGNVEFLGAVKPEVVKELMEESEVFSLPSWNEAFGVVYIEAMASGNAVIGCIGEGVEEIITVNEEGLLVPSKETDTLTEAFEYLIENPAIRTQMGMRAVNKVNDQFTWKKNVSEIINVYEGLPNVKVI